Proteins from a genomic interval of Ramlibacter algicola:
- a CDS encoding electron transfer flavoprotein subunit beta/FixA family protein: protein MKVLVPVKRVVDYNVKVRVKSDNTGVDIANVKMSMNPFDEIAVEEAVRLKEKGIATEVIAVSCGVQQCQETLRTAMAIGADRAILVQTDEELQPLAVAKLLNALVAKEQPGLVILGKQAIDDDANQTGQMLAALADLPQATFASKVEVADGKAQVTREVDGGLETLSIDLPAVVTTDLRLNEPRYVTLPNIMKAKKKPLDTVTPADLGVDVAPRLKTLKVTEPPKRSAGVKVPDVATLVQKLKTEAKVI, encoded by the coding sequence ATGAAGGTCCTCGTCCCCGTGAAACGGGTGGTCGACTACAACGTGAAGGTCCGGGTCAAGTCGGACAACACGGGTGTGGACATCGCCAACGTCAAGATGAGCATGAACCCGTTCGACGAGATCGCCGTGGAGGAAGCGGTGCGCCTGAAGGAAAAGGGCATCGCGACCGAGGTGATCGCCGTCTCGTGCGGTGTCCAGCAGTGCCAGGAGACGCTGCGCACCGCGATGGCCATCGGCGCCGACCGCGCCATCCTGGTCCAGACCGACGAGGAACTGCAGCCGCTGGCGGTCGCCAAGCTACTGAACGCGCTGGTCGCCAAGGAGCAGCCTGGCCTGGTGATCCTGGGCAAGCAGGCGATCGACGACGACGCCAACCAGACCGGCCAGATGCTGGCCGCGCTGGCCGACCTGCCGCAGGCGACGTTCGCCTCGAAGGTGGAAGTGGCCGACGGCAAGGCGCAAGTCACGCGCGAAGTCGACGGCGGCCTCGAGACGCTGTCCATCGACCTGCCCGCGGTGGTGACGACGGACCTGCGCCTGAACGAGCCGCGCTACGTCACGCTGCCCAACATCATGAAGGCCAAGAAGAAGCCGCTGGACACCGTCACGCCCGCCGACCTCGGCGTGGATGTCGCGCCGCGGCTGAAGACGCTCAAGGTCACCGAGCCGCCCAAGCGCAGCGCCGGCGTGAAGGTGCCGGACGTCGCGACGCTGGTGCAAAAACTCAAGACCGAAGCGAAGGTGATCTGA
- a CDS encoding acyl-CoA dehydrogenase — protein MTYRAPIKDMLFDIRHLARIDEIAKIPGFEEAGFDTAQAVLEECAKFNQEVVAPLNVTGDREPSSWKDGNVTTTKGFRDAYRQYIEGGWQGLQHPTDFGGQGLPKTIGAMCGEILNAANLSFALCPLLTDGAIEALLTAGSDDLKARYLEKLVSGEWTGTMNLTEPQAGSDLALVRTRAEPQPDGTYRIFGTKIFITYGEHDMADNIVHLVLARVTGAPEGVKGISLFVVPKFMPKDDGTPGERNDVHCVSIEHKMGIKASPTAVLQYGDSGKGAIGYLVGQENRGLEYMFIMMNAARYAVGVQGIAIAERAYQKAVEYAKDRVQSRPVDGSMTTAAPIIHHPDVKRMLMTMRASTEGCRAMASVAAAAYDASHHHPDAEVRKQNQAFYEFLVPLVKGYSTEMSLDVTSLGVQVHGGMGFIEETGAAQYYRDAKILTIYEGTTAIQANDLVGRKTARDGGQVAKAIAAQIEKTEADLAKRDSVAARAVLKRLTAARQAFVDVVDYIAGQAKGSPNAVFAGSVPYLMLAGNLVAGWQLARSLLVAEDLAAKGEDKAFMEAKIATARFYAEHLLAKAPGVRDAIVEGAESVTSLPLEAF, from the coding sequence ATGACGTACCGCGCCCCGATCAAGGACATGCTGTTCGACATCCGCCACCTCGCGCGGATCGACGAGATCGCGAAGATTCCCGGCTTCGAGGAAGCCGGTTTCGACACGGCGCAGGCCGTGCTGGAGGAATGCGCGAAGTTCAACCAGGAAGTGGTCGCGCCGCTGAACGTCACCGGCGATCGTGAACCTTCGTCGTGGAAGGACGGCAACGTCACCACCACCAAGGGATTCCGCGACGCGTACCGGCAATACATCGAGGGCGGCTGGCAGGGCCTGCAGCACCCGACCGACTTCGGCGGCCAGGGCCTGCCCAAGACCATCGGCGCGATGTGCGGCGAGATCCTCAACGCCGCGAACCTGAGCTTCGCGCTGTGCCCGCTGCTGACCGACGGCGCCATCGAGGCGCTGCTGACCGCGGGCTCGGACGACCTGAAGGCGCGCTACCTGGAGAAGCTGGTGAGCGGCGAGTGGACCGGCACCATGAACCTCACCGAGCCGCAGGCCGGCAGCGACCTGGCGCTGGTGCGCACGCGCGCCGAGCCGCAGCCGGACGGCACGTACCGCATCTTCGGCACCAAGATCTTCATCACCTACGGCGAGCACGACATGGCGGACAACATCGTCCACCTCGTGCTGGCGCGCGTGACCGGCGCGCCGGAAGGCGTGAAGGGCATCAGCCTGTTCGTGGTGCCCAAGTTCATGCCCAAGGACGACGGCACGCCCGGCGAGCGCAACGACGTGCACTGCGTGAGCATCGAGCACAAGATGGGCATCAAGGCGTCGCCGACCGCGGTCCTGCAATACGGCGACAGCGGCAAGGGCGCGATCGGCTACCTGGTGGGCCAGGAGAACCGCGGCCTCGAGTACATGTTCATCATGATGAACGCGGCCCGCTACGCGGTGGGCGTGCAGGGCATCGCCATCGCCGAGCGCGCGTACCAGAAGGCGGTCGAGTACGCGAAGGACCGCGTGCAATCGCGTCCGGTCGACGGCTCCATGACCACGGCCGCGCCGATCATCCACCACCCCGACGTCAAGCGCATGCTGATGACGATGCGCGCGTCCACCGAAGGCTGCCGCGCGATGGCCAGCGTGGCCGCGGCGGCGTACGACGCGTCGCACCACCATCCCGACGCCGAAGTGCGCAAGCAGAACCAGGCCTTCTATGAATTCCTGGTGCCGCTGGTGAAGGGCTACAGCACCGAGATGAGCCTGGACGTCACGTCGCTGGGCGTGCAGGTGCACGGCGGCATGGGCTTCATCGAGGAGACCGGGGCGGCGCAGTACTACCGCGACGCCAAGATCCTGACCATCTACGAAGGCACGACCGCCATCCAGGCCAACGACCTCGTGGGCCGCAAGACGGCGCGCGACGGCGGCCAGGTCGCCAAGGCGATCGCCGCGCAGATCGAGAAGACCGAAGCCGATCTCGCCAAGCGTGACAGCGTGGCGGCTCGCGCGGTGCTGAAGCGCCTCACGGCCGCACGCCAGGCGTTCGTCGACGTGGTCGACTACATCGCCGGGCAGGCCAAGGGCAGCCCGAATGCGGTGTTCGCCGGCTCGGTGCCGTACCTGATGCTGGCCGGCAACCTGGTGGCCGGCTGGCAGCTCGCGCGTTCGCTGCTGGTCGCCGAGGACCTGGCGGCCAAGGGCGAGGACAAGGCGTTCATGGAAGCGAAAATCGCGACGGCGCGCTTCTACGCCGAGCACCTCCTGGCCAAGGCGCCCGGCGTGCGCGACGCGATCGTCGAAGGCGCCGAGAGCGTCACTTCGCTGCCCCTCGAAGCTTTCTGA
- a CDS encoding electron transfer flavoprotein subunit alpha/FixB family protein: MTVLVIAEHDNASIKGATLNTVTAAAACASGDVHVLVAGHNAAEAAKAAAHIAGVAKVLHAEGEQFAHGLAENVAAQVLAIAGDYSHILFPATAGGKNVAPRVAAKLDVAQISDITKVDAADTFERPIYAGNAIAIVQSADKVKVLTVRTTAFDPAATSGGSAAVETANAVAANAKSRFVGQEIAQNDRPELTAAKIIVSGGRALGSSEKFQEVMTPLADKLGAAIGASRAAVDAGYAPNDLQVGQTGKIVAPQLYIAAGISGAIQHLAGMKDSKVIVAINKDPEAPIFSVADYGLEADLFQAVPELVKAL, translated from the coding sequence ATGACTGTCCTCGTCATCGCCGAACACGACAACGCGTCCATCAAGGGCGCTACCCTCAACACCGTCACCGCCGCGGCTGCCTGCGCGTCGGGCGACGTGCACGTGCTGGTCGCGGGCCACAACGCCGCCGAAGCTGCGAAGGCAGCGGCGCACATCGCCGGCGTCGCGAAGGTGCTGCACGCCGAGGGCGAGCAGTTCGCGCACGGCCTCGCGGAGAACGTCGCCGCGCAGGTGCTCGCCATCGCGGGCGACTACTCGCACATCCTGTTCCCCGCCACCGCGGGTGGCAAGAACGTCGCGCCGCGCGTCGCGGCCAAGCTGGACGTCGCGCAGATCTCCGACATCACCAAAGTCGACGCCGCCGACACGTTCGAGCGCCCGATCTACGCCGGCAATGCCATCGCCATCGTGCAGAGCGCGGACAAGGTGAAGGTGCTGACGGTGCGCACGACGGCGTTCGATCCGGCCGCCACCAGCGGCGGCAGCGCCGCCGTCGAGACCGCCAATGCCGTTGCCGCGAACGCCAAGAGCCGCTTCGTCGGCCAGGAGATCGCGCAGAACGACCGCCCCGAGCTCACCGCCGCCAAGATCATCGTGTCGGGTGGCCGCGCGCTCGGTTCGAGCGAGAAGTTCCAGGAAGTGATGACGCCGCTGGCCGACAAGCTGGGCGCCGCCATCGGCGCGTCGCGGGCCGCGGTCGACGCGGGCTACGCGCCCAACGACCTGCAGGTCGGCCAGACCGGCAAGATCGTCGCGCCGCAGCTGTACATCGCCGCCGGCATCTCCGGCGCGATCCAGCACCTGGCCGGCATGAAGGACTCCAAGGTGATCGTCGCGATCAACAAGGACCCCGAAGCGCCCATCTTCAGCGTCGCCGACTACGGCCTCGAGGCCGACCTGTTCCAGGCCGTGCCCGAGCTCGTCAAAGCCCTGTAA